The following proteins are co-located in the Acidicapsa acidisoli genome:
- a CDS encoding TIGR03118 family protein: protein MKKYPGPGLAAAASLALSILFVGPLAHAQHYNQVNLVANTSGIAPVTDPNLVNPWGMSRSSGSPWWISDNGTGLSTLYNGAGAITPLVVTIPKSNPASTTFPTGTPTGTIANSSTTDFLLAPGAPADFLFATIDGTISGWNPTVGIPAGGSPPSKTAVIVVKTTDGSSYTGLTSAILDGKRYLYAANFTKGSVDVYDNAFHRIHLPSTGDGDHNRDHDRDRDDESARPFTDDRLPRDFVPFNVQAIGNDIVVTFVLHQEGQPFETDGPGLGFVDIFSSSGRLLNRLEHGDWLNAPWGVALAPLDFGVFSHDLLIGQFSGGGTTEGSGTIAAYDLATGKFLGLVQDASGTPLAINGLWAISPGNSASAGSYDSASSPASELYFTAGPNHGTGGLLGYLSPVSTELTVGNDQ, encoded by the coding sequence ATGAAGAAGTACCCAGGACCAGGACTGGCCGCAGCAGCATCGCTCGCCCTGTCCATCTTGTTTGTTGGACCGCTCGCTCATGCCCAGCACTACAACCAGGTAAACCTCGTCGCCAACACCTCCGGCATCGCACCCGTAACCGACCCCAATCTCGTCAATCCCTGGGGAATGTCTCGCAGCTCCGGCTCCCCTTGGTGGATCTCCGACAACGGCACCGGCCTGAGCACCCTCTACAACGGCGCCGGAGCGATCACGCCCCTCGTCGTCACCATCCCCAAATCCAACCCGGCCAGCACCACCTTCCCCACCGGCACACCTACCGGAACCATCGCCAACAGCAGCACGACTGACTTCCTGCTGGCTCCGGGCGCACCGGCCGATTTTCTCTTCGCTACCATTGACGGCACCATCTCCGGGTGGAACCCAACCGTCGGCATACCCGCTGGCGGATCGCCGCCCTCCAAAACGGCCGTCATTGTCGTCAAAACCACAGACGGCTCCAGCTACACCGGCCTGACCTCGGCCATCCTCGATGGAAAGCGCTACCTCTACGCCGCCAACTTCACCAAGGGCAGCGTCGACGTCTACGACAACGCCTTCCACCGCATCCACCTACCCTCCACGGGCGATGGAGACCACAATCGAGACCATGATCGGGATCGTGACGACGAATCTGCAAGACCCTTCACGGACGATCGTCTTCCCCGAGACTTCGTGCCCTTCAACGTCCAGGCCATCGGTAACGACATCGTCGTCACCTTCGTCCTCCACCAGGAAGGACAGCCCTTCGAGACCGACGGCCCCGGCCTCGGCTTCGTCGACATCTTCTCCTCTTCCGGCAGGCTCCTCAACCGGCTTGAGCACGGCGACTGGCTCAACGCACCCTGGGGCGTAGCCCTCGCGCCGCTCGACTTCGGCGTCTTCAGCCACGATCTGCTTATCGGCCAGTTCTCTGGCGGCGGAACCACCGAGGGCAGCGGAACCATCGCCGCCTACGACCTCGCCACCGGCAAATTCCTCGGCCTGGTGCAAGACGCATCCGGCACGCCGCTCGCCATCAACGGACTCTGGGCCATCAGCCCCGGTAACAGCGCCAGCGCCGGCAGCTACGACTCAGCCAGTTCACCCGCCTCCGAACTCTATTTCACCGCTGGCCCTAACCACGGCACAGGCGGCCTCCTCGGCTACCTCTCGCCCGTTTCCACCGAACTGACCGTCGGCAACGACCAATAA
- a CDS encoding tetratricopeptide repeat protein yields MSAATPLTAPAPAPISLHLETARHHHAHGQLLQAAEAYRRALATDPHSQAALLALSLIARQSRQLPSAIKMAQAALAAGPNSAIAWANYGDLLAAVCQPPQAQTAYRRAIALDASVAAAHFGLGNLLALQEDFPAALTSFQTASNIAPNIAEIHFARGFAHSKLGAHSEAIAAYRRAITLRPGFASAWLNLGVELIADGRDQLAALCYSQALKASPQNTHTQISALLNLGHLERNRRRYTQAREHYDRALALTSPTHLRCSEIQVSFTYLHLEQKQFPEAWQSLRLAEAAQAANPKHKNSEIANARGILLLAELSATANPYSNPDSFEEKITQAIAAFEEAESQGHTTAPSNRGNALLRLGRCEEALAAHESAVNLAPHHPGAQYNRALTQLRLGDYAHGWPSYEIRWSFREVHPLPHRFRQPRWQGEPLGPSARLFLYAEQGLGDTMQFVRYLPLVVERLSGSHLILAVQAPLTRLLAASIARLTEHRPSITTEIIVLSNHIPVITHHCPLMSLPAVFQTTLQTVPNAIPYLESDPQLTYNRAREFPQFPNLRPIGIAWTGNPNYRADHERSTSLETFLPLLHIPNIRWISLQKGEAANEIPATQQTIPAGCTLLDGCSSDRDFADTAALIANLDLVITTDTAVAHLAGALGKPLWLLLPWQSDWRWMQSRATTPWYPTARLFRQPSPNNWPELIRCVAHQLALPPKSPSTLL; encoded by the coding sequence ATGTCCGCCGCAACCCCGCTCACCGCTCCGGCGCCCGCCCCGATATCTCTGCACCTTGAGACGGCCCGCCATCACCACGCCCACGGCCAGCTGCTCCAAGCTGCGGAGGCCTACCGCCGCGCGCTCGCAACCGACCCGCATTCGCAGGCCGCACTGCTCGCACTGAGCCTCATCGCCCGCCAGAGCCGCCAGCTTCCCTCCGCGATCAAGATGGCGCAAGCCGCCCTGGCCGCAGGTCCAAACTCCGCCATAGCCTGGGCCAACTACGGCGACCTCCTCGCTGCCGTCTGCCAGCCACCGCAGGCCCAAACCGCCTACCGTCGCGCCATTGCTCTCGATGCAAGCGTGGCTGCCGCGCACTTCGGCCTAGGCAACCTTCTCGCGCTTCAGGAAGACTTCCCCGCAGCGCTCACCAGCTTCCAGACAGCCTCCAACATCGCCCCAAACATCGCGGAGATCCACTTCGCCCGAGGCTTCGCGCATAGCAAGCTTGGAGCGCACTCGGAGGCCATCGCCGCCTACCGCCGCGCCATCACCCTCCGCCCCGGCTTCGCCTCCGCCTGGCTGAACCTCGGCGTCGAACTGATCGCCGACGGACGCGACCAGCTTGCCGCCCTCTGTTACAGCCAGGCGCTCAAAGCCTCACCGCAAAACACCCACACCCAGATCTCGGCGTTGCTCAACCTCGGCCACCTGGAGCGCAATCGCCGGCGCTACACCCAGGCCCGCGAACACTACGATCGCGCCCTGGCCCTCACATCGCCGACCCACCTGCGCTGCTCCGAGATTCAGGTCTCCTTCACCTATCTCCACCTGGAGCAAAAACAATTCCCCGAGGCTTGGCAATCGCTCCGTTTAGCGGAAGCAGCGCAGGCCGCCAACCCCAAACACAAGAACTCCGAAATCGCCAACGCCCGCGGCATCCTGCTCCTAGCCGAACTCTCCGCAACCGCAAACCCATATTCAAATCCAGACTCCTTCGAAGAGAAGATTACGCAGGCAATCGCTGCCTTCGAAGAAGCCGAGTCCCAGGGACACACCACCGCCCCATCCAATCGCGGCAACGCCCTGCTGCGCCTCGGACGCTGCGAAGAAGCTTTGGCCGCCCACGAATCCGCCGTCAACCTCGCGCCCCACCACCCCGGCGCACAATACAATCGCGCCCTAACGCAACTCCGCCTCGGCGACTACGCCCACGGCTGGCCTAGCTACGAGATCCGCTGGAGCTTCCGCGAAGTGCACCCTCTCCCCCATCGCTTCCGCCAGCCCCGCTGGCAGGGCGAGCCGCTGGGTCCCTCCGCGCGCCTATTTCTCTACGCCGAGCAGGGTCTGGGCGACACCATGCAATTCGTCCGCTATCTCCCTCTGGTCGTCGAGCGGCTAAGCGGCTCGCACCTGATCCTCGCCGTCCAAGCCCCACTCACCCGCCTGCTGGCAGCTTCCATTGCGCGCCTCACCGAACACCGCCCCAGCATCACCACAGAAATAATTGTCCTGAGCAATCACATCCCAGTCATCACGCACCACTGTCCACTCATGAGCCTTCCCGCAGTCTTCCAAACCACACTTCAGACCGTCCCGAACGCCATCCCATACCTCGAATCCGACCCGCAACTCACCTATAACCGCGCCCGCGAGTTTCCCCAGTTCCCCAATCTCCGCCCCATCGGAATCGCCTGGACTGGCAATCCCAACTACCGCGCCGACCACGAGCGCTCCACCAGCCTTGAAACCTTCCTGCCCTTGCTCCATATCCCCAACATCCGCTGGATCTCCCTGCAAAAAGGCGAGGCCGCAAACGAGATCCCCGCTACCCAGCAGACCATCCCCGCAGGCTGCACGCTTCTCGACGGCTGCTCCAGCGACCGCGACTTCGCCGACACCGCCGCGCTCATCGCCAATCTCGATCTGGTAATCACCACCGACACCGCCGTCGCTCACCTCGCAGGCGCACTCGGCAAGCCCCTCTGGCTCCTGCTTCCCTGGCAATCCGACTGGCGCTGGATGCAATCCCGCGCCACCACCCCCTGGTATCCAACCGCGCGTCTCTTTCGCCAGCCCTCCCCTAACAACTGGCCCGAACTCATTCGCTGCGTAGCCCACCAACTCGCCCTGCCTCCAAAGTCTCCATCTACCCTGCTGTGA